The Theileria annulata chromosome 3, complete sequence, *** SEQUENCING IN PROGRESS *** genome has a segment encoding these proteins:
- a CDS encoding uncharacterized protein (note;~Tap-921d01.p1c.C.cand.3 - score = 20.45): MYFNVKNVIAIHSCKGGVGKSTVSVSLALSFASKGISVGICDLDICGPSLAQLFSLDRGSVKWNHTKSNGYNSDIKPVNLTYSDTSDLSQNKNFMLLEPKEVQGIKIMSSEFLLPLNYSGYSAYRGPIVDQICYEMVYKTNWEGIEYLILDLPPGTSDVIISLVENIHISGSILITTPNVLSTNDLIKGIKLFRDMEIPILSIVENMSYFICECSSKRNIFGNSKVESICKEFKIEHFIKLPLMSWDQDETMYKITSDPVPSLLNLALISNYHNSKIVEESFYKLVDYLILKCRYEHVNRFVIFKSITF; this comes from the exons atgtattttaacgttaaaaatgtaattgCAATCCACAGTTGCAAGGGAGGTGTAGGGAAATCTACAGTCTCTGTATCTTTGGCATTATCATTCGCTTCAAAAGGAATCTCTGTAGGAATTTGTGATTTAGATATTTGTGGACCAAGTTTAGCACAATTATTTTCTCTTGATAGAGGTTCCGTCAAGTGGAATCATACGAAATCAAATGGATACAATTCTGATATAAAACCAGttaatttaacatattcTGATACTTCTGATTTAAGtcaaaataaaaatttcatgTTATTAGAACCCAAAGAGGTACAaggaattaaaataatgtcATCAGAATTTCTACTTCCTTTAAATTACAGC ggATATTCTGCATATAGAGGACCAATTGTTGACCAAATTTGCTATGAAATGGTATATAAAACCAATTGGGAAGGGATAGAATATCTAATACTTGACCTTCCTCCAGGAACAAGTGATGTTATAATCTCTCTAGTGgaaaatatacatatatcAGGCTCGATTCTTATTACAACTCCAAATGTATTAAg TACCAACGACTTAATAAAGGggattaaattattcaggGATATGGAGATACCAATTCTCTCAATAGTAGAAAATATGTCATATTTCATCTGCGAATGTTCAAGCAAAAGGAATATATTTGGTAATTCAAAAGTCGAGTCTATTTGCAAAGAATTCAAAATCGAAcactttattaaattgCCATTAATGAGCTGGGATCAGGATGAAACAATGTACAAAATAACTTCCGATCCTGTGCCATCATTGTTAAATTTGGCACTTATTTCTAATTACCATAATTCCAAAATCGTTGAAGAATCATTTTACAAACTTGTAGATTATTTGATTCTAAAGTGTAGATATGAACATGTAAATAGGTttgtcatttttaaatcaattactTTTTAG
- a CDS encoding uncharacterized protein (note;~Tap-921d01.p1c.C.cand.5 - score = 17.39) — protein MITNKILYNKKINVKVTTPDVAGTLMGSKEVKLYGGAITCQIPSLFEDLCGFLPVPDNQEVFVYHFNVNNNSSSSSLTYDFVLSFEILEYLQDHDELAAGRKLFEDLASTNESRNSEIENIYVGQCVNLGLPEMFPCVSLSGTMEVTRSRNRTEDFHKVIVLLYDVRMPSMFPLVYQRLGYKCEFMVTYTYPVDSGVGISENKKIFEDIVKTIRVLNTNLFPA, from the exons atgatcacaaataaaatcttgtataataaaaaaattaatgtaaaaGTCACTACACCCGATGTCGCAGgaa CTTTGATGGGATCAAAAGAAGTGAAACTTTACGGAGGAGCTATAACATGCCAAATTCCTTCATTATTTGAAGATTTATG TGGATTTCTTCCCGTTCCTGATAATCAAGAAGTCTTTGTATATCATtttaatgtaaataataactCTTCTTCAAGTTCACTGACCTATGATTTCGTTTTATCCTTCGAGATTCTGGAATATTTGCAAGACCATGACGAGTTAGCTGCTGGAAG GAAACTTTTTGAGGACCTCGCCTCGACTAACGAGTCTAGGAATTCGgaaatagaaaatatttaCGTGGGTCAGTGTGTAAACTTAGG ACTCCCCGAGATGTTTCCTTGTGTTTCTCTTTCAGGGACAATGGAAGTGACACGCTCAAGAAACAGAACTGAGGATTTCCATAAGGTAATTGTTCTTTTGTACGACGTTAGAATGCCAAGTATGTTCCCCTTAGTATACCAGAGATTAGGATATAAATGCGAATTCATGGTCACATATACTTACCCGGTTGACTCCGGAGTGGGAATTTCTGAAAACAAAAAGATTTTTGAAGACATTGTAAAAACCATTAGAGTCCTAAACACAAATCTATTCCCAGCTTAG
- a CDS encoding pre-protein translocase (SEC61 homologue), putative (7 probable transmembrane helices predicted for TA17425 by TMHMM2.0 at aa 22-44, 110-129, 134-156, 232-254, 274-296, 402-424 and 429-451;~Signal anchor predicted for TA17425 by SignalP 2.0 HMM (Signal peptide probability 0.251, signal anchor probability 0.664) with cleavage site probability 0.120 between residues 42 and 43) gives MGKGCMFFNQLFTKLVLFKEMLMWTGMSLFIFLVCCQIPIYGAITNKSSDPFYWMRVILASNRGTLMELGISPIVTSSMVMQLLAGSKIIDVDQSLKEDRDLYQAAEKLLGLLVTLGEAVAYVVSGMYGDVKDIGLFKSVLIILQLFFAGVVVILFDEMLQKGYGLGSGISLFIATNICETILWKAFSPTTISTDKGTEFEGALISLFYCFFTKKNKLSAFKEAFYRNHAPNVTNLLATALIFVIVIYLQGFRVDLSVKYQSMRGQRGTYPIKLFYTSNIPIILQTALVSNLYFFSQLVYRKFKNNLFANLLGQWQETDHGTSVPIGGLAYYLSPPSTFKDIINDPLHTLLYITFVLVSCAVFSKTWIEISGSSARDVAKQLRDQRIGMVGHRDSPPSLTKVFSRYVPTAAAFGGMCIGALTILADFLGALGSGTGILLAVTIIYQYYEILVKEQERSGSLLYG, from the exons ATGGGTAAAGGATGTATGTTTTTCaatcaattatttactaaatta gTCCTATTTAAGGAGATGTTAATGTGGACTGGGATGtctttatttatatttttagtaTGCTGTCAGATACCAATTTACGGGGCCATAACCAATAAATCATCTGATCCTTTTTATTGGATGAGGGTTATTTTGGCTTCCAATCGTGGGACGTTGATGGAGCTTGGCATCTCGCCAATTGTTACTTCTTCTATGGTTATGCAACTTCTGGCAGGGTCTAAAATTATAGATGTTGATCAATCATTGAAGGAAGACCGTGATTTATACCAGGCAGCTGAAAAAC TTTTGGGACTCTTGGTTACTTTGGGTGAGGCAGTAGCTTACGTAGTAAGTGGTATGTACGGTGATGTCAAAGATATTGGGCTATTTAAGTCGGTTTTGATAATTctacaattatttttcGCCGGCGTCGTTGTTATCCTGTTCGACGAGATGCTCCAGAAGGGCTACGGCCTAGGATCTGGTATCTCACTCTTTATAGCAACAAATATATGCGAAACTATACTTTGGAAAGCATTTAGCCCTACCACAATAAGCACAGATAAGGGTACTGAGTTTGAAGGTGCACTTATATCTCTTTTTTACTGTTTCTTTACCAAAAAGAATAAGTTGTCCGCTTTCAAAGAAGCCTTTTACAGAAACCACGCACCCAATGTAACAAATTTGTTGGCGACCGCGCTGATATTTGTGATcgtaatatatttacaagGCTTCAGAGTGGACTTATCGGTAAAGTACCAGAGTATGAGAGGACAGAGGGGGACATACCCAATCAAGCTTTTCTACACCTCCAACATACCAATCATTTTGCAGACAGCTTTGGTTTCTAATCTCTACTTCTTTTCTCAGCTAGTTTACAGAAAGTTCAAGAATAATTTGTTTGCTAATCTTCTAGGTCAGTGGCAGGAGACTGATCATGGTACGTCCGTACCAATAGGTGGTTTGGCCTACTATTTATCTCCTCCTTCCACATTCAAGGACATTATAAATGACCCTCTGCATACCCTTTTGTACATAACCTTCGTCTTAGTTTCTTGTGCAGTGTTCTCAAAGACGTGGATAGAAATTTCAGGAAGTTCTGCCAGAGATGTTGCCAAACAGCTGAGAGATCAAAGAATTGGAATGGTTGGCCACAGAGACTCTCCACCTTCTCTCACGAAAGTTTTTAGCAG ATATGTCCCGACAGCCGCTGCTTTCGGTGGAATGTGCATTGGTGCTCTGACTATCCTCGCCGACTTCCTCGGAGCTCTTGGTAGCGGTACTGGTATTCTGCTTGCCGTCACCATCATCTACCAATACTACGAAATACTAGTCAAGGAACAGGAGCGCTCAGGATCACTACTATACGGATAA
- a CDS encoding uncharacterized protein (note;~Tap-921d01.p1c.cand.12 - score = 49.89), with the protein MAIHNSPVDNDNNYVISDIFGSNSLKSDGMISLFPSDSKFKFDHLYLNQIDQNKIKETVQKQKNDFLNKLSSVSKINRSLKSNIDELSQSTSTILREIQINDISFNSISDDVSNVYKQIEDSKNLLNDLRTEKSQLKSLLSSKTEEYESYFKNTNLKDIWSSKVTYLELLLGIKISSLSYTLTFLLILDGSMKISFSRLIGSNPYTICMIILKLEDERFIGISSDPPIKDFSKLVSELNNGLDFGSFLCLVRKSFKMVL; encoded by the exons atGGCAATTCATAATTCTCCAGTTGATAATGACAACAATTATGTCATTTCCGATATATTTGGCTCCAACTCATTGAAGAGCGATGGTATGATCTCATTATTTCCTTCTGACTCTAAGTTTAAGTTTgatcatttatatttaaatcaaatcGACCAAAACAAGATTAAAGAAACTGTTCAAAAGCaaaaaaatgattttttaaacaaattatctTCCGTTTcaa AAATTAACCGTTCATTAAAGTCAAATATTGACGAACTATCGCAGTCAACATCGACAATATTGAGGG aaattcAAATAAATGACATTTCCTTTAACTCAATTAGTGATGATGTGTCAAATGTTTATAAGCAAATTGAGGATTCCAAAAACCTTTTGAACGACTTGAGAACTGAAAAGTCACAactaaaatcattattatcatCTAAAACTGAAG AATATGAATCATACTTCAagaatacaaatttaaagGATATTTGGTCATCTAAGGTCACTTATTTGGAGCTCCTGTTGGggataaaaatttcaagCTTAAGTTACACATTGacttttttattaattttagatgGTTCAATGAAGATTTCCTTTTCCAGACTTATAGGTTCGAATCCATATACAATTTGTATGATAATTCTCAAACTAGAGGATGAGAGATTCAttg GAATCTCGTCCGACCCACCAATTAAGGATTTCAGTAAACTAGTCAGTGAACTTAACAATGGTCTTGACTTTGGTTCATTTCTATGCCTAGTTAGGAAATCATTCAAAATGGTTTTATGA
- a CDS encoding uncharacterized protein (SMART 2 transmembrane domains at aa 20-42 and 63-85;~2 probable transmembrane helices predicted for TA17440 by TMHMM2.0 at aa 20-42 and 63-85): MFILVIINDFSGIYHEKEFVDMFFIFLTIVFIFNCFVFNFTIHFPISIGIEMHVYERENLKIIWNPELFIHLESYLIYTLHIGFIKSYDQNLLN, encoded by the exons ATGTTCATCTTGGTTATAATCAACGATTTTAGTGGAATTTACCATGAAAAAGAATTTGTCGAtatgttttttatatttttaacgattgtttttattttcaactgTTTTGTTTTCAATTTTACTATTCATTTCCCCATATCAATAGGAATCGAAATGCATGTTTATGAGCGGGAAAACCTCAAAATAATTTG GAATCCAGAACTTTTCATACATTTGGAATcatatttgatttataCTTTGCACATTGGTTTTATAAAGTCTTACGATCAGAATTTGCTAAATTAA
- a CDS encoding vacuolar ATP synthase (E subunit), putative (Tap-921d01.p1c.C.cand.6 - score = 18.86;~SMART pfam:vATP-synth_E (PF01991) at aa 16-219, E()=2.30e-24), with protein MIKFVKIIKDAIEAQNQIKQMINFILNEAKDKAEEIESGAIEEFNIEKMNLFEQKKDEVRSKILKNINDLRLKKMRQRNVELKKMSNNILMYQCEVVDELKRLALDKLYDLSQNRDEYKKILKMLILSGCLSLDSDIVYVRYRPSDSKVVESTLGDVKSEYERLTELKYEIAKTITLELDRDNHLSEDVLGVVLTNEDGTIECNSTLNNRLEMCCREMIPQIKLELFSSVGSK; from the exons ATGATAAAATTcgtaaaaataattaaa GACGCTATTGAAGCccaaaatcaaataaaacaaatgattaatttcattttaaacGAAGCTAAAGATAAAGCAGAAGAAATAGAGTCCGGAGCAATTGAGGAATTTAATATAGAAAAAATGAACCTATTTGAACAAAAAAAAGATGAAGTTAGGTCAAAGatattaaagaatataaatgatCTCCGCCTCAAGAAAATGAGACAAAGAAATGTCGAGCTTAAGAAAAtgagtaataatattttgatgTACCAGTGTGAAGTGGTTGACGAACTAAAGAGGCTGGCATTGGATAAACTTTATGACCTATCACAAAATCGCgatgaatataaaaaaattttaaaaatgttaatacTGTCAGGATGTCTGTCACTTGATTCTGATATTGTTTATGTAAGATATAGACCCTCCGACTCAAAAGTCGTCGAATCTACCCTCGGGGATGTCAAAAGTGAATATGAAAGGCTTACAGAGCTGAAATATGAAATCGCTAAAACAATCACGTTAGAACTGGATAGGGATAATCATTTATCGGAAGACGTTTTAGGAGTTGTTCTAACCAATGAAGATGGAACAATAGAGTGTAACTCCACCCTAAATAATAGGCTGGAAATGTGTTGCCGAGAGATGATACCACAAATCAAATTAGAACTCTTTTCTTCTGTTGGCAGTAAATAA
- a CDS encoding uncharacterized protein (note;~Tap-921d01.p1c.C.cand.2 - score = 47.74), with translation MEHEENCPWLTSEQNNSLIHTLPKNCQNRKCSVWKDLKEWFGYLGNSLSLLAFQEIYRDVAHDGSGVYERMAIEGGNILRKVVELQSMAGTKEDLYLKGVSKLVFGITSGSYVNFIKQLQLQKMSDLVNDTMALCNFGRLYLAGAQTLTTPRSVSNYVRVCVAFSVNEIAGPSHHSPIPEWIVPLIQHIYHTNKLRHLQYTCDNLLLTNLHRYMGYRYNELLPRIKECFDNLQNTPQGTETHGFVLLNAFAQDYFLKLHKMNYGDNSKAEEFAKTEANNFLNSKAIELFSCVHMKLHLTYLNEDLKVMIQRSLRDTRTIFINLLGACWSISQKDSRKLWLSNLFQTLRQIQLSTMAYFSTRTLTAADLELIEFTGSDLARDKFELLLNPKNMKPKDSRGEMSQDLEVEKSQLELHNSPYKPFSSQVKDESLGKEALVKLGGSLLEAYGYVQEFVVDNAYKLIQNSCFTPSNSNTQQQKESLRTENVLPLNVRYEEASDMAHIKIPLGKIASANKLEYRTLLKNKDKRLMELSINNFDREFPSFCVKVPTKK, from the exons ATGGAGCATGAAGAAAATTGTCCATGGCTCACAAGTGAACAGAACAATTCCTTGATACATACATTGCCTAAAAACTGCCAAAATAGAAAATGTTCAGTTTGGAAAGATTTAAAAGAATGGTTTGGATATTTAGGAAATAGTCTCTCACTTTTAGCCTTTCAAGAAATTTATAGAGATGTAGCACATGATGGATCAGG AGTATATGAAAGAATGGCAATTGAAGGTGGAAATATCCTAAGAAAAGTTGTGGAATTACAATCTATGGCCGGTACTAAAGAAGATTTATACCTTAAAGGAGTCTCGAAACTTGTGTTTGGAATAACCTCTGGATCCTATGTCAACTTTATAAAACAGCTCCAACTACAAAAAATGTCTGACCTAGTGAATGACACGATGGCATTGTGTAATTTCGGAAGATTATATCTAGCAGGTGCTCAAACATTAACTACTCCAAGATCAGTGTCAAATTATGTGAGAGTTTGTGTGGCATTTTCAgtaaatgaaattgctgGTCCATCACATCACTCACCAATACCTGAATGGATTGTACCTCTAATTCAACATATTTATCACACTAACAA GTTAAGACACCTCCAATACACCTGTGATAACCTGCTCCTCACAAATTTGCACAGATACATGGGCTATAGAT ATAATGAACTTTTACCTAGAATTAAAGAATGTTTTGATAACTTACAAAATACACCACAG gGAACTGAAACACATGGATTCGTACTTTTAAACGCATTTGCTCAGGACTATTTCTTGAAATTACACAAG ATGAACTATGGTGACAATTCTAAAGCAGAAGAGTTTGCAAAAACTGAAGCGAACAATTTTCTTAACAGTAAGGCAATTGAGCTTTTTTCCTGTGTACACATGAAACTTCACTTGACGTATTTGAATGAGGACCTAAAGGTCATGATTCAAAGATCACTAAGAGATACAAGAACAATATTcat AAATCTTCTTGGCGCTTGCTGGTCCATATCGCAAAAGGATTCCAGGAAACTGTGGCTTTCTAATCTTTTTCAAACTTTAAGacaa ATACAACTGAGTACAATGGCATATTTTTCCACTAGAACACTGACAGCAGCTGATTTGGAGTTGATTGAGTTCACAGGATCAGATTTAGCCAGAGATAAGTTCGAGCTCTTATTAAACCCCAAGAATATGAAGCCTAAAGATTCTAGAGGAGAAATGTCCCAAGATTTGGAAGTAGAAAAATCTCAATTGGAACTACATAATTCTCCATATAAACCATTTTCATCACAAGTTAAGGATGAGAGTCTTGGTAAAGAGGCACTTGTTAAGTTAGGAGGTAGTTTACTTGAGGCATACGGTTATGTTCAAGAATTCGTAGTAGACAACGCGTATAAATTGATTCAAAATAGCTGTTTTACACCCTCAAATTCCAATACTCAACAACAAAAAG aATCTTTGAGGACAGAAAATGTTCTACCGCTAAATGTAAGATATGAAGAGGCATCTGATATGGCCCATATCAAAATTCCACTAGGAAAAATTGCATCAgctaataaattagaatatCGTACCTTGTTGAAAAATAAGGATAAAAGGTTGATGGAATTATCAATAAACAACTTTGACAGAGAATTTCCCTCATTTTGTGTAAAGGTTCCAACcaaaaaatga
- a CDS encoding uncharacterized protein (note;~Tap-921d01.p1c.cand.12 - score = 49.89;~Apicoplast targetting peptide predicted by the PlasmoAP tool;~1 probable transmembrane helix predicted for TA17445 by TMHMM2.0 at aa 7-26;~Signal anchor predicted for TA17445 by SignalP 2.0 HMM (Signal peptide probability 0.238, signal anchor probability 0.762) with cleavage site probability 0.096 between residues 23 and 24), translating to MLGRRWIVLLSLTGLVLLAYILWFYGKLIKSTGDRSKIYLSFAKGKNKNLDGNEMSNIKRKLLTSVSKNSKIHLKGKVPKDLEFDISKTRDYGNNGYIKIISDTYIQVPGFKGFTHVLKNKSKVSKYLFQDLEQQGLPTDQQFDAFLIFFKESNLDQLPFIVCPITSIDNMTYECYLRDPSDHWFKNDSLSEIEITDPKFGEKASKIVYNHYGLDGSSNSDMEPTNEDEEDLIDIEDTLSISSVPEDSDTSENFEFDISKTDGNDGSTRIIEGTYIQVPGFKGFTHVLKNKSKVSKYLFQDLEQQGLPTDQQFDAFLIFFKESNLDQLPFIVCPITSIDNMTYECYLRDPSDHWFKNDSLSEIEITDPKFGEKASKIVYNHYGLDGSSNSDMEPTNEDEEDLIDIEDTLSISSVPEDSDTSENFEFDISKTDGNDGSTRIIEGTYIQVPGFKGFTHVLKNKSKVSKYLFQDLEQQGLPTDQQFDAFLIFFKESNLDQLPFIVCPITSIDNMTYECYLRDPSDHWFKNDSLSEIEITDPKFGEKASKIVRQHYEI from the coding sequence ATGTTGGGAAGAAGATGGatagtattattatctttaaCAGGACTAGTTCTTCTTGCTTATATTCTATGGTTTTATGGAAAACTAATAAAAAGCACAGGGGATAGGTCAAAAATCTATTTGTCGTTTGCAAAAGGCAAAAACAAGAATCTCGATGGCAATGAAATGTCgaatattaaaagaaaGCTACTTACTTCTGTATCAAAGAATTCTAAAATTCATCTGAAGGGCAAGGTTCCAAAAGATCTTGAATTTGACATTTCTAAGACTAGAGATTATGGAAACAATGGATATATAAAGATTATCAGTGATACATACATTCAGGTACCTGGATTTAAAGGTTTCACTCATGttttaaagaataaatcaaaggtttcaaaatatttgttCCAAGATCTTGAACAGCAAGGTTTACCAACTGATCAACAGTTTGATGCATTTTTGATATTCTTCAAGGAATCTAATTTGGATCAACTGCCATTTATAGTTTGTCCTATTACTTCAATTGATAATATGACATATGAATGTTATCTTAGAGATCCCAGTGACCATTggtttaaaaatgattcCTTATCTGAAATTGAAATAACCGATCCTAAATTTGGTGAAAAAGCATCCaaaattgtttataatCATTATGGGCTAGATGGCTCTTCTAATTCTGATATGGAGCCCACCAATGAGGATGAGGAAGATTTAATTGACATAGAAGACACTTTATCCATTAGTTCAGTTCCTGAAGATTCTGACACTtctgaaaattttgaatttgacATTTCTAAAACCGATGGAAATGATGGGTCCACTAGAATTATAGAAGGTACATACATTCAGGTACCTGGATTTAAAGGTTTCACTCATGttttaaagaataaatcaaaggtttcaaaatatttgttCCAAGATCTTGAACAGCAAGGTTTACCAACTGATCAACAGTTTGATGCATTTTTGATATTCTTCAAGGAATCTAATTTGGATCAACTGCCATTTATAGTTTGTCCTATTACTTCAATTGATAATATGACATATGAATGTTATCTTAGAGATCCCAGTGACCATTggtttaaaaatgattcCTTATCTGAAATTGAAATAACAGATCCTAAATTTGGTGAAAAAGCATCCaaaattgtttataatCATTATGGGCTAGATGGCTCTTCTAATTCTGATATGGAGCCCACCAATGAGGATGAGGAAGATTTAATTGACATAGAAGACACTTTATCCATTAGTTCAGTTCCTGAAGATTCTGACACTtctgaaaattttgaatttgacATTTCTAAAACCGATGGAAATGATGGGTCCACTAGAATTATAGAAGGTACATACATTCAGGTACCTGGATTTAAAGGTTTCACTCATGttttaaagaataaatcaaaggtttcaaaatatttgttCCAAGATCTTGAACAGCAAGGTTTACCAACTGATCAACAGTTTGATGCATTTTTGATATTCTTCAAGGAATCTAATTTGGATCAACTGCCATTTATAGTTTGTCCTATTACTTCAATTGATAATATGACATATGAATGTTATCTTAGAGATCCCAGTGACCATTggtttaaaaatgattcCTTATCTGAAATTGAAATAACAGATCCTAAATTTGGTGAAAAAGCATCCAAAATTGTTCGCCAGCActatgaaatttaa
- a CDS encoding uncharacterized protein (note;~Tap-921d01.p1c.C.cand.4 - score = 32.18;~SMART 1 transmembrane domain at aa 5-27;~1 probable transmembrane helix predicted for TA17450 by TMHMM2.0 at aa 5-27;~Signal peptide predicted for TA17450 by SignalP 2.0 HMM (Signal peptide probability 0.640, signal anchor probability 0.323) with cleavage site probability 0.265 between residues 23 and 24) has protein sequence MKVNRVLLYTLPVIGILLAGSFLIYNFTRKRPEKVDLVSDLSKLKDELKKTEDEWARGVEEMQKDLADKAREEHKKTMDELDKQQKEQIQSFEKHFKARYTEIPSVDFILDVSLPVTTPTKYQSGSHIVSLSKTTFTRDPELVDYTHTLEGQNFEVGSLQFCGKKYKVPKIKTNMITSIAFKNDPGFCYFLLVPGPASSPTFFKNNGTDFEICYKYPNIKQEMLELGVKFGRITQPTPTPETTPVTKPAFEPITPAVAPEPSKTVPPTSAFVFNLTINNSFTIGTEQVKLTISSEFGNKYKAYKYFVTDGKINPTMFTIGNNTQSGLPVNEGFDSITVYFHNEPLATNDIPLLVSFNQGSKNFLNSGDNNWHESETSFFEEELDYVNSKLNNIVSLNLSRRSDYYRNGSGSSNVEKSKDMNVYVETDKPVLSWSTYTHKLEDGGQGGPVRGFYIGKLLFGDREFRIKPQGQIESVDVYGKNFEPFANAPTVFSVNYTNGDQEYYVFTYSEYLVDKNINSSNLEQKLQSI, from the coding sequence atgaaGGTTAATAgagttttattatatacactTCCTGTAATCGGTATTTTGTTGGCTGGATCTTTCcttatatataattttacgAGGAAAAGACCAGAAAAGGTGGATCTAGTCTCAGATCtttctaaattaaaagatgAACTAAAAAAGACCGAAGATGAATGGGCACGTGGAGTTGAAGAAATGCAAAAGGATCTTGCAGATAAAGCAAGAGAAGAACATAAAAAAACAATGGATGAACTAGATAAACAACAAAAGGAACAGATACAATCATTTgaaaaacattttaaagCTAGGTATACTGAAATTCCTAGTGTAGACTTTATTTTGGATGTTAGTCTTCCAGTAACTACTCCTACTAAGTATCAATCAGGATCTCATATTGTGTCACTTAGTAAAACTACATTTACAAGAGATCCTGAACTTGTAGATTACACCCATACACTTGAAGGTCAAAATTTTGAAGTTGGTAGCTTACAATTTTGTGGGAAAAAGTACAAAGTTCCTAAAATCAAAACTAATATGATCACTTCAATTgcatttaaaaatgatcCTGGGTTCTGTTATTTTTTGTTGGTGCCAGGACCAGCCTCTTCTCCaacatttttcaaaaacaaCGGAACtgattttgaaatttgCTATAAATATCCCAATATTAAACAAGAAATGTTAGAACTTGGAGTAAAATTCGGTAGAATAACTCAACCAACTCCAACTCCAGAGACCACTCCAGTCACTAAACCTGCTTTTGAACCAATAACTCCAGCTGTTGCACCAGAACCTTCGAAAACTGTACCTCCTACATCAGCTTTTGTTTTTAACTTGacaattaataatagtttTACGATAGGAACGGAACAAGTTAAGTTAACTATAAGTTCCgaatttggaaataaatacAAAGCTTACAAATATTTCGTTACGGATGGGAAAATTAACCCTACCATGTTCACAATCGGTAATAATACACAATCAGGTCTCCCAGTAAATGAAGGATTCGATTCAATTACTGTGTATTTTCATAATGAACCACTTGCTACTAATGATATACCTCTTTTGGTTTCATTCAATCAAGgatctaaaaattttttaaattcaggAGATAATAATTGGCACGAGTCTGAAACATCATTTTTTGAGGAAGAACTTGATTACGTCAATTCTAAACTCAACAATATTGTATCTTTAAACCTTTCTAGACGCTCCGACTATTATCGTAATGGATCTGGTTCATCAAATGTAGAAAAATCAAAAGATATGAATGTATATGTAGAGACCGACAAACCGGTATTATCATGGTCGACATATACCCACAAACTAGAAGATGGTGGTCAGGGAGGACCTGTAAGAGGTTTTTATATAGgaaaattgttatttgGTGATCGCGAATTTAGAATAAAACCACAAGGACAAATTGAATCTGTTGATGTTTATggaaaaaattttgaacCATTCGCCAATGCTCCAACCGTATTCAGTGTAAATTATACTAATGGTGACCAAGAATATTATGTATTTACCTACTCGGAGTACTTGgttgataaaaatattaattcgTCAAATCTAGAACAAAAACTACAATCGATTTAG